In Bombus huntii isolate Logan2020A chromosome 3, iyBomHunt1.1, whole genome shotgun sequence, a single genomic region encodes these proteins:
- the LOC126863456 gene encoding uncharacterized protein LOC126863456 isoform X3 produces MASGIPSVHQRKLGPAPIASFEDLSDEVENGEPAARMPGIVEVTTPATPGSSLKTPSTPRIDISRASSSSHHEDSNSRDSTPERELLAGGEPPPGCKLTLGYKEDAQDLRSSTEELDLQDPIHEQDLKRESKKLAKRRKEDGSMSDYSGKQLDRERKDSNCSEIVLLNISGRTSRLSSVGSQGSGASGKLSVVSATSSRSPSPHKCLLETSFCGSKPTLADNLIEPSKPETDDLEKILLKREADTTKALIPDSIKVSMVDGNLKPDPLDKPRRRGREERKEIFKREVEITKRFLEKVNIQVPVAKKSGESPSTTTSQQQSGRSQAQEVQKPATLDFNDKRKKAQNFKEIVQTTPTTSSVTGSPKLPRHQKVRDLEGSRTPSPSSVSRKSSFASLFKARTDSSVLSPESPSPSTKPRRSLTSKIKDTTESLRSRSKSRERVTLDKGSGSLKKDSKNKGVFSSTLSLFKKRERKKSYDEAIAASCGTELDSSGGHPSLESIGHVEFRFNAEKESRKDDSIFISLHADDRNYEEALPSESVSIPLETPTKLLDEYESEPRTGSIVTEVSIEHYPPTTRIKTEALIETTSRPYSRDSQTSQIIPQSSSKDSEISRSSSKDSKLSNHGKTSETVVRSSSSIDSKPPADHRISSSSSKDSIGKKEATKPKRKSKELQQPVEPAEIVEEDVSRQKQKQVETREHAPVKTMEKRPDLLDDGTKTADGLVKTPSVISDLDHNSSESERDSEIEFVRNKVEKLAEELPDERKGLFYEESFEEDLPYVPTTLPLEKSVAVPILPVKQRLQEVRTIPIERPRSTTPINPTLLDEFVMQTSLDERRVEKMKISLPREDSFKLKSPRKHAANTFMEFAGKVPDGGRKSAGKSPSPPPLPPRATARPSNWINFEEIPEKRKAPKRIQTIPRPEDEVKSGGYSYVQPEECRCECHEESRRASMKEASTTRTSSSCSSNGERPCNGDNCTVPTSTSMDRASIVR; encoded by the exons ATGGCGTCAGGAATACCGAGCGTACATCAGAGGAAGCTTGGACCAGCGCCGATAGCATCCTTCGAAGACCTGTCCGACGAGGTGGAAAAC GGGGAACCGGCTGCGCGAATGCCAGGCATCGTCGAGGTCACCACGCCGGCAACGCCTGGTAGTTCGCTTAAGACACCCAGCACGCCGAGAATTGACATCAGCAGGGCGAGCAGTTCCTCCCACCATGAGGACAGTAACTCCAGGGACTCTACGCCCGAGAGGGAACTCCTTGCAG GCGGAGAGCCTCCACCTGGGTGCAAGCTGACTCTGGGCTACAAAGAGGACGCCCAGGATCTAAGATCGTCGACGGAGGAGCTCGACTTGCAAGATCCCATTCACGAGCAAGATCTGAAAAGAGAATCGAAGAAACTGGCGAAGAGGCGAAAGGAGGATGGCTCCATGTCCGATTATAGCGGCAAACAATTAGACAGAGAAAGGAAGGACAGCAATTGCTCGGAAATCGTCCTGCTAAACATCAGTGGAAGAACGTCTAGACTCTCCTCCGTGGGTAGCCAAGGTTCAGGAGCCTCTGGCAAACTTTCCGTTGTCTCTGCCACGTCGTCCAG GTCGCCGAGTCCGCACAAATGTTTACTGGAAACGTCGTTCTGCGGAAGCAAACCTACACTGGCAGACAACTTGATAGAACCGTCGAAACCAGAGACCGACGACCTGGAGAAGATCCTGCTGAAACGTGAAGCAGACACGACGAAAGCACTGATTCCAGACAGCATAAAGGTATCGATGGTAGATGGAAACTTGAAACCAGATCCCCTGGATAAACCTAGGAGACGAGGGCGAGAAGAGAGGAAGGAGATCTTCAAGAGAGAAGTGGAGATCACGAAAAGATTCTTGGAGAAGGTTAACATACAG GTACCAGTGGCGAAGAAGTCAGGTGAATCGCCAAGTACAACGACGTCGCAGCAGCAGTCGGGGAGAAGTCAAGCGCAAGAGGTACAAAAGCCAGCGACCTTAGACTTCAACGACAAGAGGAAAAAAGCGCAGAACTTCAAAGAAATCGTACAGACCACTCCAACAACGAGCAGCGTGACCGGTAGTCCGAAGCTACCAAGGCATCAGAAAGTCCGCGATCTGGAAGGTTCGCGTACACCCAGTCCCTCTTCCGTTTCCAGGAAGAGCAGTTTCGCCTCTCTGTTTAAG GCCCGTACAGACAGCAGTGTGTTGAGCCCAGAATCGCCGTCTCCGAGCACGAAACCACGTCGTAGCCTCACCTCGAAGATCAAGGACACCACGGAGAGTCTGCGTAGCAGATCGAAATCGCGAGAGCGAGTAACCTTGGACAAAGGGTCTGGCAGTTTGAAAAAGGACTCGAAGAACAAGGGCGTGTTCTCCTCGACGTTGAGTCTGTTCAAGAAAcgcgagagaaagaagagtTATGACGAGGCGATAGCGGCATCCTGTGGCACGGAGTTGGATAGTTCCGGAGGACACCCGTCCTTAGAAAGCATAGGCCACGTGGAGTTTCGTTTTAACGCTGAAAAGGAGAGTCGCAAGGACGACTCGATCTTCATAAGCCTGCACGCGGATGACAGGAACTACGAGGAGGCTCTGCCTTCGGAGAGCGTGTCGATACCACTGGAAACGCCTACCAAGCTGCTGGACGAGTACGAATCGGAGCCTCGAACTGGAAGCATCGTAACGGAAGTGTCGATAGAGCATTATCCACCCACGACGAGGATAAAGACCGAAGCTTTGATCGAAACTACGTCGAGGCCGTACTCGCGGGACAGCCAGACCAGCCAGATCATACCGCAGAGCAGTTCGAAGGATTCTGAGATCTCGAGGAGCTCCTCGAAGGACTCGAAGCTGAGTAATCACGGGAAAACCAGCGAAACCGTTGTGAGATCGTCGTCGTCCATCGATAGCAAACCTCCTGCGGACCATCGAATATCCAGCAGTTCGTCGAAGGACTCGATAGGAAAGAAGGAAGCTACGAAGCCGAAAAGGAAAAGCAAAGAGCTGCAACAACCTGTCGAACCAGCCGAGATAGTCGAGGAAGATGTTTCAAGGCAGAAACAGAAACAAGTTGAAACTAGGGAACACGCGCCGGTTAAAACGATGGAAAAGAGGCCAGACTTGTTGGATGACGGAACGAAGACTGCGGATGGACTGGTGAAGACACCAAGCGTGATCTCTGATCTGGATCATAATAGTTCGGAGTCGGAGAGAGACTCGGAGATCGAGTTTGTTAGGAACAAGGTGGAGAAACTTGCCGAGGAATTGCCCGACGAGAGGAAGGGACTGTTCTACGAGGAGAGCTTCGAAGAGGATCTTCCTTACGTACCCACCACCCTACCCCTGGAGAAAAGCGTGGCTGTGCCGATCCTGCCTGTGAAACAACGACTTCAAGAAGTAAG AACGATACCAATCGAGAGGCCGCGTTCAACGACGCCGATAAACCCGACGCTGCTCGACGAGTTTGTGATGCAGACGTCCCTCGACGAGCGTCGTGTTGAGAAGATGAAGATATCATTGCCGCGAGAAGATAGCTTTAAATTGAAAAGTCCGCGGAAGCACGCGGCCAACACATTTATGGAATTCGCAGGCAAAGTGCCTGACGGGGGACGGAAGAGCGCAGGTAAATCGCCGAGTCCTCCTCCGCTGCCACCGAGGGCCACTGCTAGGCCGAGCAACTGGATCAACTTCGAGGAGATACCCGAGAAGAGGAAAGCGCCGAAAAGGATCCAGACGATTCCTCGACCTGAGGACGAGGTGAAATCGGGTGGATATAGCTACGTTCAACCGGAGGAATGCAG GTGCGAGTGCCATGAAGAATCTCGAAGGGCGTCGATGAAGGAAGCGTCCACGACAAGGACTTCTTCCTCTTGCAGCAGCAACGGAGAACGTCCTTGTAACGGTGACAATTGTACGGTGCCTACGTCGACGTCCATGGACCGTGCCAGTATCGTCAGGTAA